The Dunckerocampus dactyliophorus isolate RoL2022-P2 chromosome 16, RoL_Ddac_1.1, whole genome shotgun sequence genome includes a window with the following:
- the LOC129169542 gene encoding barrier-to-autointegration factor-like isoform X2, translated as MSSTSQKHKDFVVGPIGDKPVSALAGIGEVLGERLEDKGFDKAYVVLGQFLVLKKEESLFRDWLKNICGANSKQQGDCFCCLKEWCDAFL; from the exons ATGTCTtcaacatcccaaaaacataaaGACTTTGTGGTTGGGCCAATAGGTGACAAGCCCGTGTCGGCTCTCGCAGGCATCGGAGAGGTCCTTGGCGAAAGACTCGAGGACAAAGGTTTTGACAAG GCGTACGTCGTCCTTGGACAGTTCCTGGTGCTAAAAAAAGAAGAGTCGCTTTTCCGGGATTGGTTAAAGAACATCTGTGGGGCAAATTCTAAACAACAAGGGGACTGCTTTTGCTGTCTTAAGGAATGGTGCGACGCCTTCCTATAA